CGCGTTTCACCTTCAAACTCAGCTTCGCGTCCGCCGCTGAAGAAGAAGGTAACATGAGGGTATTTTTCTGTTTCTGCAATACGCAGCTGTTTATAATTTTGTTGAGAAAGAACTTCTCCCAGCGTGTTGTCCAAGTTCGTAGGTTTGAACGCTACGTCACCTTTGACGGTTTCACTGAAGTTCGTTAAGCACACAAAGTGAATGTCTTTCGGAAAATGATCTCCCCGGTCAAAACCGCGGAAATCTTCATTCGTGAAAACCTGTGAAATCTGAATCGCACGGTCCGGACGGAAGTTGCAGAAAATGATGGCATCTCCGTCCTGGATAGTAGCAACCGGAGAACCGTCTTCTTTCTTCAGTACAGAAGGAAGCACGAATTCATCATAGATTTCATTTTTGTAAGAGTCTTCCACCACTTCGATCGGATCAGTGTAATCCGGACCTTCACCATAAACCATGGCACGGTAGGATTTCTCCACACGATCCCAGCGTTTGTCACGGTCCATAGAGTAATAGCGTCCGGATAATGTCGCGATTTGGCCTAAGCCCAGCTCGTCCATCTTTTTCAATGTTTGCTCGATATAGCCTTTTGCCGATTGCGGAGGAACGTCCCTGCCGTCCAAGAAGCCATGCAGGTAAACATTTTCTACTCCTTGCTTTTTAGCCGTTTCAAGCAATGCAAAGATATGGTCGATGTGGCTGTGAATCCCGCCGTCAGAAAGAAGTCCGAAGATGTGAAGGTTTGTCCCCTTCTTCTTCACTTCATCCATTGCTTCAATAAAGGTTGGGTTTTCATAGAAATCCCCTTCCTTGATCGAAAGATTCACACGGGTAAGGCTTTGGTAAACAATACGGCCAGCACCAATATTCAAATGTCCGACTTCAGAGTTCCCCATCTGGCCTGGAGGAAGCCCTACAGCTTCTCCGCATGCCGTTAAATGGTTGTGAGGATATGTTTCCCAATATCGGTCAAAGTTTGGTTTTTTCGCATGGGCTACAGCATTTCCTTTTTCTTCGTTGCGGCATGCAAAACCATCAAGAATAATCAGTGCGACAGGTTTCTTAGGCATTGTTTACACCTTCCAAAAGCTGAAGGAACGATTGCGGCTCAAGGCTTGCTCCTCCAACGAGAGCACCGTCGATATCAGACATGCCCATTAATTCTTTGATGTTGCCTGGCTTCACGCTTCCGCCGTATTGAATGCGAACTTGGTCTGCTGCTTCTTGTGAGAATTGTTCAGCGATCACACTGCGAATGTATCCGCAGACTTCGTTGGCATCTTCAGAGGAAGCTGTTTTTCCCGTACCAATCGCCCAAACTGGCTCATAGGCAACAACAGTACGTTTAACTTGTTCTTCGGAAAGACCTTGAAGTCCTTTTTCCGTTTGTGTTTTTACAACGTCTTTTGTTTGATCTGCTTCACGCTGTTCAAGTGTTTCACCGACACAAACGATTGGAGTTAATCCGTGGTTGAAAGCAGCATGCGTTTTTTGGTTAACGAGCTCATCTGTTTCACCAAAGTACTCGCGGCGCTCGGAGTGTCCAAGAACAACATAGCCAACACCAAGGTCCTTCAGCATAACAGGGCTGATTTCACCTGTGAAAGCTCCATTATCCTCAAAGTGCATGTTCTGTGCACCTACACCGAGGTCTGTTCCCTTAGATGCGTTTACGAGTGCGTCCAAGAATAAAGCTGGTGCACAAACAACAGAATCTACTGTATCTGCAGCAGGGATCAATCCTTTCACTTCTTCAACAAAAGATTTTGCTTCAGAAAGGGTTTTATTCATTTTCCAGTTTCCTGCAATAATTGGTTTTCGCATGTTTTTCACCTTCCTA
This genomic stretch from Fictibacillus marinisediminis harbors:
- the gpmI gene encoding 2,3-bisphosphoglycerate-independent phosphoglycerate mutase, producing MPKKPVALIILDGFACRNEEKGNAVAHAKKPNFDRYWETYPHNHLTACGEAVGLPPGQMGNSEVGHLNIGAGRIVYQSLTRVNLSIKEGDFYENPTFIEAMDEVKKKGTNLHIFGLLSDGGIHSHIDHIFALLETAKKQGVENVYLHGFLDGRDVPPQSAKGYIEQTLKKMDELGLGQIATLSGRYYSMDRDKRWDRVEKSYRAMVYGEGPDYTDPIEVVEDSYKNEIYDEFVLPSVLKKEDGSPVATIQDGDAIIFCNFRPDRAIQISQVFTNEDFRGFDRGDHFPKDIHFVCLTNFSETVKGDVAFKPTNLDNTLGEVLSQQNYKQLRIAETEKYPHVTFFFSGGREAEFEGETRILIDSPKVATYDLKPEMSAYEVTDALVKEIEAENHDAIILNFANPDMVGHSGKLEPTVKAIEAVDECLGKVVDAILAKDGYAIITADHGNADEVITMEGKPMTAHTTNPVPVIVTKKDIQLRDGGKLADLAPTFLTLLGGQQPKEMTGETLIKG
- the tpiA gene encoding triose-phosphate isomerase, producing the protein MRKPIIAGNWKMNKTLSEAKSFVEEVKGLIPAADTVDSVVCAPALFLDALVNASKGTDLGVGAQNMHFEDNGAFTGEISPVMLKDLGVGYVVLGHSERREYFGETDELVNQKTHAAFNHGLTPIVCVGETLEQREADQTKDVVKTQTEKGLQGLSEEQVKRTVVAYEPVWAIGTGKTASSEDANEVCGYIRSVIAEQFSQEAADQVRIQYGGSVKPGNIKELMGMSDIDGALVGGASLEPQSFLQLLEGVNNA